In a single window of the Bacillus clarus genome:
- the isdC gene encoding heme uptake protein IsdC, which produces MRKVSVLPAFIITLVCMLAFLVMPFGQASAKLADGTYDINYVIKKAEDDSASMANDYFEKPAKLIVKNGEMRVQVPMNHSAWITEFKVEDNGKFVDSKVISKDEAADKRTVEFKVDDLSKPSGVKIHVVVPSANYDHHYTIRFAFDANVKATGGDNNAAGVTKNDDQNKKDGQVKEEKNKETNKEVSKDVNKETNKGTNEKETAEKIDNPKTGDNARIGLFAALIFISGVFLIRKVKLSK; this is translated from the coding sequence ATGAGAAAGGTTTCTGTATTACCCGCTTTTATTATAACACTTGTATGTATGCTAGCTTTTCTCGTAATGCCATTTGGACAAGCTTCAGCAAAATTAGCTGATGGTACTTACGATATTAACTATGTCATTAAAAAAGCGGAAGATGATTCTGCTTCAATGGCAAATGATTATTTTGAAAAACCAGCTAAGTTAATTGTAAAAAATGGTGAGATGAGAGTACAAGTTCCAATGAATCACAGTGCTTGGATTACAGAATTTAAAGTAGAAGATAACGGTAAATTTGTTGATTCAAAAGTAATTAGTAAAGATGAAGCAGCTGATAAAAGAACGGTTGAATTTAAAGTTGATGATTTATCTAAACCGTCAGGAGTAAAAATTCACGTTGTCGTACCAAGTGCAAACTACGACCATCATTATACAATTCGTTTCGCTTTTGATGCGAATGTAAAAGCTACAGGCGGCGACAACAATGCAGCTGGTGTAACAAAAAATGATGATCAAAATAAAAAAGATGGACAAGTAAAAGAAGAAAAAAATAAAGAAACAAACAAAGAAGTAAGTAAAGATGTGAATAAAGAAACGAACAAAGGAACAAATGAAAAAGAGACAGCTGAAAAGATAGATAACCCGAAAACAGGGGATAATGCACGTATTGGATTATTTGCAGCGTTAATTTTTATTTCAGGTGTTTTCTTAATTCGTAAAGTGAAGTTAAGCAAATAA
- the brnQ6 gene encoding branched-chain amino acid transport system II carrier protein BrnQ6: MKSSLKFSEMFAISLMLFALFFGAGNMIFPPALGQGAGTDVWIALFGFIVTGVGLPLLGVIVIALKGDINELAGRVHPLFALIFIVVIYLCLGVFVSVPRTGTVAYEMSIAPLLPNAVAGQAYPLVIFTFIFFAVTFYLALNPSKLVGRIGKVLTPILLAVIAIIVIKALITPMGEFGAPTEAYSDPLFKGFIDGYLTLDGLAALVFGNVVINALKVKGITNKKSIAKVTIFAGFIAALGLLLVYLALAYLGASSVSLGMGENGGVILTNVVHHLFGSYGTLLLGIAIAAACLTTSVGIIAACGEYFSSLLPKLSYQKVVFIFCVLAFMVANLGLTQLNALALPILISIYPIGIVLIVLSLIENYIRLPLAMYVGGIIGAFVVSFFDGLHNANIQIATLAPILEKIPLYSVGIGWLIPCMIGMVIGYVVSVFQKQEVAVEK; the protein is encoded by the coding sequence ATGAAATCATCTTTAAAGTTTTCAGAGATGTTTGCAATAAGTTTAATGTTATTTGCACTATTTTTCGGTGCAGGTAATATGATTTTTCCACCAGCGTTAGGGCAAGGTGCTGGAACGGATGTATGGATTGCATTGTTCGGATTTATTGTTACAGGAGTAGGTCTTCCTCTATTAGGGGTAATTGTAATAGCTTTAAAAGGAGATATTAATGAATTAGCTGGACGTGTGCATCCTTTATTTGCACTGATTTTCATAGTTGTAATTTATTTATGCTTAGGCGTATTTGTCAGCGTGCCACGTACAGGAACTGTTGCTTATGAAATGAGTATTGCACCACTTTTACCAAACGCGGTAGCCGGTCAGGCGTACCCACTTGTCATCTTTACATTTATTTTCTTTGCAGTAACTTTCTATTTAGCATTAAACCCTTCGAAATTAGTAGGGCGTATCGGAAAAGTGTTAACACCTATTTTATTAGCGGTAATTGCAATTATCGTAATTAAAGCACTCATTACACCGATGGGAGAGTTTGGTGCACCGACAGAAGCATATAGTGATCCGCTCTTTAAAGGGTTCATTGATGGATATTTAACATTAGACGGATTAGCAGCACTTGTTTTCGGAAATGTCGTAATTAACGCTTTGAAAGTAAAAGGGATTACAAATAAGAAAAGTATCGCGAAAGTAACAATTTTTGCAGGATTTATCGCAGCACTTGGTTTACTTCTTGTTTACTTAGCACTTGCTTACCTTGGAGCATCTAGTGTGTCACTTGGAATGGGAGAAAACGGCGGTGTTATTTTAACGAACGTTGTACATCATTTATTTGGTAGCTACGGAACTTTATTACTGGGTATTGCAATTGCAGCAGCATGCTTAACAACTTCTGTTGGTATTATTGCAGCTTGTGGTGAATATTTCTCTTCCCTATTACCAAAGCTTTCTTATCAAAAAGTTGTTTTCATTTTCTGTGTATTAGCTTTCATGGTAGCAAACCTTGGTTTAACACAGTTGAATGCATTAGCATTACCAATCTTAATCTCAATTTATCCAATTGGAATCGTGCTCATTGTGTTATCACTAATTGAAAACTATATCCGTCTGCCGCTAGCGATGTATGTAGGGGGGATTATAGGAGCATTCGTGGTTAGCTTCTTTGATGGATTGCATAATGCTAACATTCAAATTGCAACATTGGCACCTATTTTAGAAAAGATTCCGTTATACAGTGTAGGAATCGGGTGGTTAATTCCATGTATGATCGGTATGGTAATTGGATATGTGGTTTCTGTGTTTCAAAAGCAGGAAGTTGCTGTAGAAAAATAA
- a CDS encoding 23S rRNA pseudouridine(2604) synthase RluF — translation MKINQYISEAKSCSRRETDRLIKAGRVAINGEICTHGTIVNEGDVVTIDGQVIAKEEKEKVYIAFHKPVGITCTAADHIEDNIIDYINYPERIFPVGRLDKASEGLILLTNDGAIANQILHGDHEHEKEYVVMVDKPFTDWFIDEMSSGVKIKDGMTKPCKVTRVDNSTFRIVLTQGMNRQIRRMSRAFGYTVIKLKRVRIMNIELNQLEVGKWRHITISELQELVGQL, via the coding sequence ATGAAAATCAACCAATACATAAGCGAAGCAAAATCCTGCTCAAGGCGTGAAACAGATCGTCTCATCAAAGCAGGACGTGTCGCGATTAACGGTGAAATATGTACGCACGGTACAATCGTTAACGAAGGTGATGTTGTAACGATTGATGGACAGGTTATTGCAAAAGAAGAGAAAGAAAAGGTGTATATTGCTTTCCATAAACCAGTCGGAATTACTTGTACAGCAGCCGATCATATTGAAGATAATATTATTGATTATATCAATTATCCAGAGCGAATCTTTCCTGTTGGACGATTAGATAAAGCATCGGAAGGTCTTATTTTATTAACGAACGATGGTGCGATTGCGAATCAAATTTTACACGGAGATCATGAGCACGAGAAAGAATATGTTGTGATGGTCGATAAGCCTTTTACAGATTGGTTTATTGATGAGATGTCCAGCGGTGTAAAGATTAAAGATGGAATGACGAAGCCATGCAAAGTAACGAGAGTAGATAATTCAACATTTCGCATCGTTTTAACGCAAGGTATGAACAGACAAATTCGTAGAATGAGTCGCGCTTTCGGATATACAGTAATAAAGTTGAAGCGAGTTCGTATTATGAATATAGAGCTGAATCAGCTTGAAGTTGGAAAATGGAGGCATATTACAATTTCGGAGTTACAAGAATTAGTCGGACAGCTATAG
- a CDS encoding endonuclease MutS2 translates to MLERTLRVLEYNKVKEQLLEHTASSLGRDKVKNLVPSTDFEEIVEMQDTTDEAAKVIRLKGSAPLGGISDVRSNVKRAKIGSMLSPNELLDIANTMYGSRNMKRFIEDMVDNGVELPILERHVAQIVSLYDLEKKITNCIGDGGEVVDSASDKLRGIRNQIRTAESRIREKLENMTRSSNAQKMLSDAIVTIRNERYVIPVKQEYRGVYGGIVHDQSASGQTLFIEPQVIVELNNALQEARVKEKQEVERILMMLTEEVAVEADIVLSNVEVIANLDFIFAKAFYAKRIKATKPIVNNERYMDLKQARHPLIDPEIIVPNNIMLGKDFTTIVITGPNTGGKTVTLKTVGICVLMAQSGLHIPVMDESEICVFKNIFADIGDEQSIEQSLSTFSSHMVNIVDILEKADFESLVLFDELGAGTDPQEGAALAISILDEVYNRGARVVATTHYPELKAYGYNREQVINASVEFDVNTLSPTYKLLIGVPGRSNAFEISKRLGLSDRVIDRARNHISTDTNKIENMIAKLEESQKNAERDWNEAEALRKQSEKLHRELQRQIVEFNEERDERLLKAQKEGEEKVEAAKKEAEGIIQELRQLRKAQLANVKDHELIEAKSRLEGAAPELVKKQKVNVKNTAPKQQLRAGDEVKVLTFGQKGQLLEKVSDTEWSVQIGILKMKVKESNMEYINTPKQTEKKAVATVKGRDYHVSLELDLRGERYENAMMRVEKYLDDAQLASYPRVSIIHGKGTGALRQGVQDYLKKHRGVKNFRYGDMGEGGLGVTVVELK, encoded by the coding sequence ATGTTAGAAAGAACGTTGCGTGTATTAGAATACAATAAAGTAAAAGAACAATTACTTGAACATACAGCATCTTCACTTGGTCGCGATAAAGTGAAGAATTTAGTGCCAAGCACTGATTTTGAAGAAATTGTAGAAATGCAAGATACAACGGATGAAGCTGCGAAAGTCATTCGTCTAAAAGGTAGTGCACCATTAGGTGGTATTTCGGATGTTCGCTCAAATGTAAAACGTGCGAAAATTGGAAGTATGTTAAGCCCAAATGAACTACTTGATATCGCAAATACGATGTATGGTAGTCGCAATATGAAACGTTTCATCGAAGATATGGTTGATAACGGTGTTGAACTTCCAATTTTAGAAAGACATGTCGCTCAAATTGTATCTTTATATGACTTAGAAAAGAAAATTACAAATTGCATCGGTGATGGTGGTGAAGTAGTCGATAGTGCAAGCGATAAATTGCGTGGTATTCGTAACCAAATTCGTACTGCGGAAAGCCGTATTCGTGAAAAGTTAGAGAACATGACGCGTTCTTCAAACGCACAAAAGATGTTATCAGATGCGATTGTAACAATTCGTAACGAACGCTATGTAATTCCTGTAAAGCAAGAATACCGTGGCGTATATGGTGGTATTGTTCATGACCAATCGGCTTCTGGACAAACGTTATTTATCGAGCCGCAAGTCATTGTGGAACTAAATAATGCCTTGCAAGAAGCACGAGTGAAAGAGAAACAAGAAGTAGAACGCATCTTAATGATGTTAACAGAGGAAGTGGCAGTGGAAGCTGATATTGTCTTATCCAATGTAGAAGTTATTGCGAACCTTGATTTCATTTTTGCAAAAGCTTTTTATGCGAAACGAATTAAAGCCACGAAGCCAATCGTAAATAACGAACGTTACATGGATTTAAAACAAGCACGTCATCCGCTTATTGATCCGGAAATTATTGTGCCAAATAACATTATGCTCGGTAAAGATTTCACAACAATCGTTATTACAGGGCCGAATACAGGTGGTAAAACAGTTACACTGAAAACCGTTGGAATTTGTGTATTAATGGCACAATCTGGTCTTCATATTCCGGTAATGGACGAATCAGAGATTTGTGTGTTTAAAAACATCTTTGCTGATATCGGTGATGAGCAATCGATTGAACAAAGTTTAAGTACATTCTCCTCGCATATGGTGAACATTGTAGACATTTTAGAAAAAGCTGATTTTGAAAGTTTAGTTTTATTTGATGAATTAGGTGCTGGAACAGACCCACAAGAAGGGGCTGCATTAGCAATTTCGATTTTAGATGAAGTATATAACCGCGGTGCACGCGTTGTTGCAACGACGCATTATCCAGAATTAAAAGCATACGGATACAACCGTGAGCAAGTTATTAATGCGAGTGTTGAGTTCGACGTGAACACGTTAAGCCCAACATATAAATTGTTAATCGGTGTACCAGGACGTAGTAATGCCTTTGAAATTTCGAAGCGCCTTGGATTATCTGATCGAGTTATTGATCGAGCACGTAACCATATTAGTACAGATACAAATAAAATTGAAAATATGATTGCGAAGTTAGAAGAAAGTCAAAAAAATGCAGAGCGTGATTGGAACGAAGCAGAAGCACTTCGCAAACAATCTGAAAAACTGCATCGCGAATTACAACGTCAAATTGTTGAATTTAACGAAGAGCGTGATGAACGATTATTAAAAGCACAAAAAGAAGGCGAAGAAAAAGTCGAAGCTGCGAAGAAAGAAGCAGAAGGCATTATTCAAGAACTTCGTCAATTGCGTAAAGCACAGCTTGCAAATGTGAAAGATCACGAGTTAATTGAGGCGAAGAGCCGCTTAGAAGGGGCAGCGCCAGAGCTTGTGAAGAAACAAAAAGTAAACGTGAAAAACACAGCACCAAAACAACAATTACGCGCAGGCGATGAAGTAAAAGTATTAACGTTCGGTCAAAAAGGTCAACTGCTTGAAAAAGTAAGTGATACAGAGTGGAGCGTACAAATTGGTATTCTGAAGATGAAAGTGAAAGAATCCAATATGGAATACATTAATACACCGAAGCAAACTGAGAAAAAAGCAGTCGCAACGGTAAAAGGTAGAGACTATCACGTTTCATTAGAACTTGATCTTCGTGGTGAACGTTATGAAAACGCGATGATGCGCGTTGAAAAATATTTAGATGATGCACAGCTTGCAAGTTATCCGCGTGTATCTATTATTCATGGTAAAGGAACAGGAGCACTGCGCCAAGGCGTACAAGATTACTTAAAGAAACATCGCGGTGTGAAAAACTTCCGTTACGGTGACATGGGCGAGGGAGGCCTAGGTGTAACAGTTGTCGAATTAAAATAG
- the polX gene encoding DNA polymerase/3'-5' exonuclease PolX, with protein MKVNKKQVIKLLETIGLFMELKGENPFKISAFRKAAAALESDDRSLSEIEDFTKIPGIGKGTAAVIQEYIESGTSEVLEELEKEVPSSLLPLLKLPGLGGKKVAKLYKELGVIDMETLKTACEENKVQALAGFGKKTEEKILEAIAQVGSRPERLPIAMVLPIAGEIEEKLSNIAEVIRFSRAGSLRRVRETVKDLDFIIATTEPAAVRERLLQFDNMIEVIASGDTKVSVRLQYEYDISIDFRLVKPEEFITTLHHFTGSKDHNVRMRQIAKDNGEKISEYGVENLETGEVKTFETEEAFFAHFGLPFIPPEVREDGKEIELIQEYPNLIQFSDIQGDLHMHTTWSDGAFSIEEMVQACRARGYKFMAITDHSQYLKVANGLTKERLREQGKEIERMNEKYPDITILRGIEMDILPDATLDFDDEVLAELDYVIGAIHSSFSQDRETIMKRLRTALENKHVTMIAHPTGRLLGRREGYDVDTDLLIELAKETNTVLELNANPNRLDLSAKLLKQAQDAGVKVAINTDAHTLEMLEDMETGVAAARKGWIQKDNVINTWDIERLLDYIKRNK; from the coding sequence ATGAAAGTAAATAAAAAACAAGTTATTAAATTATTAGAGACAATCGGCCTTTTTATGGAGTTAAAGGGCGAAAATCCATTCAAAATATCAGCATTTCGTAAAGCGGCAGCAGCGCTAGAAAGCGACGATCGCAGTCTTTCTGAAATTGAAGATTTTACAAAGATTCCAGGTATCGGAAAAGGAACAGCGGCTGTTATTCAAGAATATATTGAGTCGGGGACATCTGAAGTATTAGAGGAACTTGAAAAAGAAGTACCGAGCAGCTTATTACCGTTATTAAAATTGCCAGGGCTTGGTGGTAAAAAAGTAGCGAAGTTGTATAAAGAGCTTGGCGTTATCGATATGGAAACATTAAAAACGGCTTGTGAAGAAAATAAAGTACAAGCTTTAGCTGGATTCGGTAAGAAAACAGAAGAGAAAATATTAGAGGCAATCGCTCAAGTTGGATCTCGTCCAGAGCGTTTGCCAATTGCAATGGTCTTGCCTATTGCCGGGGAAATAGAAGAGAAATTGTCGAATATTGCTGAAGTAATTCGCTTCTCACGTGCAGGGAGTTTACGACGCGTTCGTGAAACAGTGAAAGATTTAGATTTCATCATTGCGACGACAGAACCAGCGGCAGTACGTGAACGTTTACTACAATTCGATAATATGATTGAAGTGATTGCAAGTGGAGATACGAAAGTGTCTGTTCGCCTTCAATATGAATATGATATTTCGATTGATTTCCGTCTTGTAAAACCAGAAGAATTTATTACAACTCTTCACCATTTCACAGGATCAAAAGACCATAACGTAAGAATGCGCCAAATTGCGAAAGATAACGGTGAGAAAATCAGTGAGTACGGCGTGGAAAACTTAGAGACAGGTGAAGTGAAAACATTCGAAACAGAAGAAGCGTTCTTCGCCCATTTTGGCCTTCCTTTCATTCCACCAGAAGTACGTGAGGATGGAAAAGAAATTGAATTAATTCAAGAGTACCCAAACTTAATTCAGTTCTCTGATATACAAGGTGATTTACATATGCATACAACATGGAGTGACGGTGCCTTTTCAATTGAGGAAATGGTACAGGCATGTCGTGCTCGTGGTTATAAATTTATGGCAATTACCGACCATTCACAATACTTGAAAGTAGCGAACGGTTTGACGAAAGAACGCCTTCGTGAACAAGGAAAAGAAATTGAGCGCATGAACGAAAAATACCCAGATATCACAATTTTACGTGGAATTGAAATGGATATTTTACCAGATGCGACACTTGATTTTGATGATGAAGTACTAGCTGAACTTGATTACGTAATTGGAGCGATTCACTCTAGCTTCTCACAAGACCGTGAAACGATTATGAAACGCCTTCGTACAGCACTTGAGAATAAGCATGTCACAATGATTGCCCATCCGACAGGACGTCTTCTTGGACGCCGTGAAGGTTACGATGTAGATACAGATTTATTAATTGAACTCGCAAAAGAAACAAATACCGTTTTAGAATTAAATGCGAATCCAAACCGTCTAGATTTAAGCGCGAAACTATTAAAGCAAGCACAAGATGCTGGTGTAAAAGTAGCGATTAATACGGATGCTCATACACTTGAAATGCTAGAAGATATGGAAACAGGTGTAGCAGCAGCACGTAAAGGGTGGATTCAAAAAGATAACGTGATTAACACATGGGATATTGAACGTTTATTAGACTATATTAAACGTAATAAGTAA